A part of Microaerobacter geothermalis genomic DNA contains:
- a CDS encoding NAD(P)/FAD-dependent oxidoreductase: MSTQLNRDEKVYDITIIGGGPSGLFAAFYGGMRQCSVKIIESMPQLGGQLSALYPEKYIYDVAGFPKVRAQELINNLKEQALQFDPAVVLEEKVLNVQKNGEIFELTTDKGIHLSKAVIITAGCGAFEPRRLELPEAAKYEGVNLHYFVDDLNSFSGQRVLVVGGGDSAVDWALMLEPIAKEVHLIHRRDKFRAHEHSVEQLMKSRVNILTPYEIESLEGEEKIEKVTVYHNKTKEKQVLELDAVIVNFGFISSIGPIKEWGLELDKGSIVVNSKMETNIPGIYAAGDIATYPGKIHLIAVGFGEAPTAVNNAKSYIDPDAKVQPGHSSSMKM; this comes from the coding sequence ATGTCAACACAGTTGAACCGTGATGAAAAAGTGTATGATATCACCATAATCGGGGGAGGTCCTTCAGGGCTTTTTGCAGCTTTTTATGGAGGAATGCGGCAATGCAGCGTAAAAATCATTGAAAGCATGCCACAATTGGGCGGACAATTATCTGCTCTTTATCCAGAAAAATATATTTACGATGTGGCTGGCTTCCCAAAAGTACGCGCTCAAGAATTAATTAACAATTTAAAGGAACAAGCTCTACAATTTGATCCTGCCGTCGTTCTGGAGGAAAAAGTATTAAATGTGCAAAAAAACGGAGAAATATTTGAGCTTACTACGGATAAAGGAATCCATTTATCGAAAGCCGTTATTATTACTGCAGGATGCGGAGCCTTTGAACCAAGGAGACTGGAACTGCCTGAAGCAGCAAAATATGAAGGCGTAAATCTCCATTATTTTGTTGATGATCTTAATTCCTTCAGCGGCCAAAGGGTTCTTGTTGTCGGCGGCGGAGATTCGGCTGTTGATTGGGCCCTGATGTTGGAGCCTATTGCAAAAGAAGTCCATTTGATCCACAGAAGAGACAAATTCCGTGCCCATGAACACAGTGTTGAACAGCTGATGAAATCAAGAGTAAATATTTTGACCCCATATGAAATTGAATCCTTAGAAGGGGAAGAAAAAATTGAAAAAGTGACTGTCTATCATAATAAAACTAAGGAAAAACAAGTATTAGAACTGGATGCAGTCATTGTGAATTTCGGTTTTATTTCTTCCATAGGTCCGATCAAAGAATGGGGATTAGAGCTGGACAAAGGTTCTATTGTCGTAAACTCCAAGATGGAAACCAACATCCCTGGCATTTATGCAGCCGGAGATATTGCCACTTACCCCGGTAAAATTCACTTGATTGCCGTAGGATTTGGTGAAGCACCAACAGCAGTAAATAATGCCAAGAGCTACATTGATCCAGACGCAAAAGTGCAGCCAGGACACAGCTCAAGCATGAAGATGTAA
- a CDS encoding NAD(P)/FAD-dependent oxidoreductase: MMVPKILILGAGYGGLMTMVHLQRELSYNEAEITLVNKHDYHYITTHLHEPAAGTAHHERIKIDIKELIDEKKVNFIEGIVKEIKPDQNLVLLEDGQELSYDYLVIALGSEPETFGIKGLREHALSIRNIDSVRMIKEHIEYMFSKYNNEPDCEECLTFVVGGAGFTGIEFVGELADRIPALCEEFDVDPGKVKIINIEASPSALPGFDQELVRYAIDLLEKKGVTFLVNTAIKECTDQGVILANGDEIKAGTVIWTGGVRGNSLIETSGFETKRGRAKVDDFLRPPGHENIFIIGDCSLIFNEEGRPYPPTAQIATQQGENCGKNLTAQIRGGKLIPFIPHIRGTVASLGRGEAVGVVGKRKLFGFTAYVMKKVIDHRYLYMIGGIPLVLKKGKF; this comes from the coding sequence ATGATGGTTCCAAAAATTTTGATTTTGGGAGCAGGATATGGCGGACTTATGACGATGGTTCATTTGCAAAGGGAACTTAGTTATAATGAAGCGGAAATTACCCTTGTAAATAAACATGATTATCATTATATTACCACCCATTTACATGAACCGGCAGCAGGTACTGCACATCATGAACGAATAAAGATTGACATTAAAGAATTGATTGATGAAAAAAAAGTGAATTTTATTGAAGGGATTGTAAAGGAAATTAAGCCCGATCAAAATCTTGTATTGCTTGAAGACGGACAGGAGCTTTCTTATGATTATTTAGTCATTGCTTTGGGAAGTGAACCAGAAACCTTTGGAATCAAGGGTTTAAGGGAACATGCTTTAAGTATTCGAAACATCGACAGCGTTCGAATGATAAAAGAGCATATTGAGTACATGTTTTCTAAATATAACAATGAACCTGATTGTGAAGAATGTCTTACCTTTGTAGTAGGTGGTGCGGGCTTTACCGGGATAGAATTCGTCGGAGAATTGGCAGACAGAATCCCTGCATTATGTGAAGAATTTGATGTAGACCCGGGAAAAGTAAAAATCATTAATATTGAAGCCTCTCCTTCTGCATTGCCTGGTTTTGACCAGGAACTAGTGAGATATGCCATTGATCTTTTGGAGAAAAAAGGGGTTACATTCTTAGTAAATACGGCTATAAAAGAGTGTACGGATCAAGGTGTCATTTTGGCAAATGGAGATGAGATCAAAGCGGGAACGGTGATCTGGACAGGAGGGGTTAGGGGAAACTCACTGATTGAAACATCAGGATTTGAAACCAAAAGGGGAAGGGCAAAGGTTGACGATTTTCTACGTCCTCCAGGACATGAGAATATATTTATCATAGGGGATTGTTCCTTAATTTTTAATGAAGAAGGGCGTCCTTATCCGCCAACAGCCCAAATTGCTACCCAGCAGGGAGAAAATTGTGGGAAGAACTTAACGGCTCAGATCAGAGGAGGCAAATTGATTCCATTTATTCCTCATATTCGTGGAACGGTCGCATCCCTTGGCAGAGGGGAAGCGGTTGGGGTGGTAGGAAAAAGGAAATTATTCGGATTTACAGCATATGTGATGAAAAAAGTAATTGATCACCGCTATTTATATATGATTGGCGGAATACCTCTTGTGCTAAAGAAAGGTAAATTTTAA
- a CDS encoding YuiA family protein: MKNQGLAEEFCEYCNGNGYYQLLLGGSETCASCQGTGKKTNYSPCENNIKK; encoded by the coding sequence ATGAAAAACCAGGGATTGGCCGAAGAATTTTGTGAATATTGCAACGGAAATGGATATTATCAATTATTATTGGGCGGTTCAGAAACTTGTGCTTCTTGCCAGGGAACCGGAAAAAAGACAAATTATTCACCATGTGAAAATAATATCAAGAAATAA
- a CDS encoding chlorite dismutase family protein, with amino-acid sequence MRPQMGGRPAMTEKQQHGSLPTQYVNFVFFKVDPAWRRLPTEEQEMGKKEFADVIRLYQQREGMMILSYSLVGIRADADFMLWRISKELDLFQEMMTKLLHTGLGKYVTLSYSYLSLTKRSVYVDKMDPQHQNPRVYIVPGKGKYLFVYPFIKTRDWYHLTFPTRQGMMDEHIQIGGKYPSVKLNTTYSFGIDDQEFVVAFETESPKDFLELVQELRESEASKYTLRDTPMFTCIHHPEAMDMLNTL; translated from the coding sequence ATGCGTCCACAAATGGGCGGAAGACCTGCCATGACCGAAAAGCAGCAGCACGGAAGTCTTCCCACACAATACGTAAATTTCGTTTTTTTCAAAGTTGATCCAGCTTGGCGAAGGCTCCCCACGGAGGAGCAAGAAATGGGAAAAAAAGAATTTGCAGACGTGATCCGTCTCTACCAGCAGCGCGAGGGAATGATGATTTTAAGTTACTCCTTAGTAGGGATACGCGCAGATGCAGATTTCATGCTATGGAGAATTTCCAAAGAGTTGGATCTTTTTCAGGAAATGATGACAAAGCTTTTACATACAGGATTGGGTAAATATGTAACCCTTTCTTATTCATATTTATCTTTAACCAAAAGAAGCGTCTATGTCGATAAAATGGATCCGCAGCACCAAAATCCAAGGGTTTATATTGTTCCGGGAAAGGGGAAATATCTTTTTGTTTATCCCTTCATTAAAACCAGAGATTGGTATCACCTGACATTCCCGACAAGACAAGGGATGATGGATGAACATATTCAAATCGGTGGCAAGTATCCATCTGTCAAGTTAAATACTACCTATTCATTTGGAATCGATGATCAGGAGTTTGTCGTTGCTTTTGAAACGGAGTCACCAAAAGACTTCTTGGAATTAGTACAGGAATTGCGTGAATCAGAAGCCAGCAAGTATACATTGAGAGATACCCCCATGTTTACTTGCATTCACCATCCTGAAGCAATGGATATGTTAAATACCCTGTAA
- a CDS encoding YuiB family protein translates to MNVIQLIISIPLFFILAFGVGFILNMLVKTTWLPLIIYAAIVLGLFIKKGSFLTVDVIILSSGLLGALFSGIAIRMLRVRGYRMF, encoded by the coding sequence ATGAATGTGATCCAGTTAATTATTTCTATCCCACTATTTTTTATTTTGGCATTTGGAGTCGGATTTATTTTAAATATGCTGGTAAAAACCACTTGGCTTCCTTTAATCATTTATGCAGCAATCGTATTGGGATTATTTATTAAGAAGGGGTCATTCCTTACGGTGGATGTAATTATTTTATCATCAGGACTCCTTGGCGCATTATTTAGCGGAATTGCTATTCGAATGCTTCGGGTAAGGGGTTATCGCATGTTTTAA
- a CDS encoding 3D domain-containing protein: MSNLAYRFKYFSSFIFWGVLLYAVYVFANPIEIAPMKQIIKEKYTLNISDKEVEQKELLPLKEQKRREEINSYKSIAVVKENKKDFKSPVGLASVKTSAIPIITHPTDEELSRFPVVEVVATGYYAGVESTGKDPTHPEYGITYSGVRVKRDQFSTIAADLSVFPLGTILYIPDYGYGVVTDIGSAIKGNKIDLYFETKEDVYNLWGKRKVNVWVIQRGNGKVTDQMLEELNERQVAFLPTIN, encoded by the coding sequence ATGTCAAATCTTGCATACCGTTTCAAGTATTTCTCCAGCTTTATCTTTTGGGGAGTACTGTTATATGCGGTATATGTTTTTGCCAACCCTATAGAAATAGCTCCGATGAAACAGATAATAAAAGAAAAGTACACCCTGAATATAAGTGACAAGGAAGTAGAACAAAAGGAATTACTACCCCTAAAAGAACAGAAAAGAAGAGAAGAAATCAATTCGTATAAAAGTATAGCCGTTGTCAAGGAGAACAAAAAAGATTTCAAAAGTCCTGTGGGTCTCGCGTCAGTTAAAACATCGGCAATCCCTATCATAACCCATCCAACTGACGAGGAATTATCGAGATTCCCTGTGGTTGAGGTGGTAGCAACCGGTTATTATGCTGGAGTAGAATCCACAGGAAAGGATCCCACCCATCCTGAATATGGAATTACTTATTCGGGTGTCAGGGTTAAGAGGGATCAGTTCTCAACGATTGCCGCTGATTTATCTGTATTTCCTTTAGGAACGATTCTTTATATTCCTGACTATGGATATGGCGTTGTAACAGATATCGGATCTGCCATAAAAGGGAATAAGATAGACCTATATTTTGAAACCAAGGAAGATGTATATAATCTTTGGGGAAAAAGAAAAGTAAACGTATGGGTTATTCAACGGGGGAATGGGAAGGTAACGGATCAAATGTTGGAAGAATTGAATGAAAGGCAAGTGGCTTTTTTACCGACGATAAACTAA
- a CDS encoding divergent PAP2 family protein yields MSLFNNYPLWASLLAISLAQVVKIPIHYWGTRVWNVGLLFSTGGMPSSHSAAVTSLSTAIGLTEGFQSGLFAVSLIIGLIVMYDAAGIRRHAGEQAVVLNKLVEEFNHLVEGMKTWTVKPKKEKKKKLKELLGHQPVEVLIGGLLGIIVALALYPITS; encoded by the coding sequence ATGTCATTATTCAACAATTATCCCTTATGGGCTTCATTATTGGCTATTTCCCTGGCCCAAGTCGTAAAAATACCAATCCATTATTGGGGAACCAGAGTTTGGAATGTGGGGCTGCTCTTTAGTACAGGGGGAATGCCTAGTTCACATTCCGCTGCTGTTACATCCCTATCTACAGCGATAGGACTTACTGAAGGATTTCAATCCGGACTATTTGCCGTCAGTTTAATTATAGGCCTTATTGTGATGTATGATGCTGCCGGAATTCGACGTCACGCCGGTGAACAAGCAGTCGTGCTTAATAAGTTGGTAGAAGAGTTTAATCATTTGGTAGAAGGCATGAAGACCTGGACCGTAAAGCCCAAAAAGGAAAAAAAGAAAAAATTAAAAGAATTATTGGGTCATCAGCCTGTTGAAGTTCTTATAGGCGGATTGTTAGGGATAATTGTAGCATTAGCTTTATACCCCATTACTTCATAA
- a CDS encoding DUF309 domain-containing protein, with amino-acid sequence MSFPEEYYLFFQKFNEGEYYECHDLLEEIWMGQKQNKYLQGMLQMTVGIYHFEYGNIKGARLMLESGKQYLLPYRPFYWGVNVDEVIQFIDQCLSVLPEKDSISLEEVKKIPFPAIQLQLQEEPLS; translated from the coding sequence ATGTCTTTCCCAGAGGAGTATTATTTGTTTTTTCAGAAATTTAATGAAGGAGAGTACTATGAGTGCCATGATCTTCTTGAAGAGATATGGATGGGACAAAAGCAGAACAAGTATCTTCAGGGGATGCTTCAAATGACTGTAGGCATTTATCATTTTGAATATGGCAATATAAAGGGAGCCCGTTTGATGTTGGAATCAGGCAAACAGTATCTCTTACCCTACAGGCCTTTCTATTGGGGGGTCAATGTTGATGAAGTGATTCAATTTATTGATCAGTGTTTATCGGTCCTCCCTGAAAAAGACAGCATTTCCCTAGAAGAGGTAAAAAAGATTCCCTTTCCAGCCATTCAACTTCAACTGCAAGAGGAACCTTTAAGCTAA
- a CDS encoding CoA-binding protein, translated as MYQNPTEEERRQLLKSARTIAVVGLSDNPEKSSYMIAEALQHAGYRIIPVNPNVTQVLGEKAYPRLTDIPESVDIVDVFRRSEFVEPIAKDAVQIGAKALWMQQGVYHEKAAQYAIEHGLLVVMNRCIKVDHALLLR; from the coding sequence ATGTATCAAAATCCGACAGAAGAAGAACGGAGGCAGCTATTGAAATCTGCCAGGACCATCGCCGTCGTTGGCTTATCCGATAATCCCGAAAAAAGCAGCTATATGATTGCGGAGGCTCTTCAACATGCTGGATACAGGATTATTCCAGTAAATCCCAATGTTACTCAGGTTTTAGGTGAAAAAGCATATCCCAGATTAACGGATATCCCAGAATCCGTTGACATTGTGGATGTCTTTCGGAGAAGCGAGTTTGTAGAACCCATTGCTAAAGATGCCGTCCAGATTGGTGCAAAGGCATTATGGATGCAGCAGGGCGTATATCATGAGAAAGCAGCACAATATGCAATAGAACATGGCCTTCTTGTGGTGATGAACAGGTGTATTAAAGTAGACCATGCTCTATTGTTGCGGTGA
- the hemG gene encoding protoporphyrinogen oxidase gives METKHVAIVGGGIAGLSAAFYLKKSAREKGLNISLKVIEKENHFGGKIKTSYAEGLIIEGGPDSFLARKTAAIQLCEDLGIAEQLVGTNPAAKKNYILHRGRLRSFPPVSVMGIPAKLSSFAKTPLISPIGKIRAGLDLFLPKGNTKEDESLGKFLRRRLGNEVVERIVEPVLAGIYAGSVDELSLKATFPHFHAMIEKYGSLIKGSAAQIAMGKSKKPGQTNTTSAKPGQRKLPSSIFLSLEKGLQTLPEALVDRLNGDDVTLRKGTGVEGLHLSQENKKYQLLLTTGETIFCDAVILATPNFVTTRLLQFDEVLGENLEIPYVSVATVALAYRKSDIQYPLDGSGFVVPRGENRLITACTWVSSKWLHTSTPDQVLLRCYVGRAGDERHLKMTEEEIIEGVQKDLKDIMGIAASPVHAEIFEWKSAMPQYTVGHLERMKKVEDRLSEAYPGLFLTGAGYDGLGVPDCIRQGVSTADNVTQYLKRT, from the coding sequence ATGGAAACAAAACATGTGGCTATCGTTGGTGGCGGTATTGCCGGTCTAAGTGCTGCGTTTTATCTTAAAAAATCTGCACGAGAAAAGGGCTTAAACATCTCCCTTAAGGTGATTGAAAAAGAGAATCACTTTGGCGGGAAGATCAAAACTTCTTATGCAGAGGGACTGATTATCGAAGGAGGTCCCGATTCTTTTCTTGCCCGAAAAACTGCTGCGATTCAATTATGTGAAGACCTGGGGATTGCCGAACAACTGGTGGGAACCAATCCGGCAGCCAAGAAGAATTATATTTTGCACCGGGGAAGATTACGTTCCTTCCCTCCTGTATCCGTGATGGGAATCCCGGCCAAGCTGAGCTCTTTTGCCAAAACTCCTTTAATCTCTCCGATTGGAAAAATAAGGGCAGGATTGGATCTCTTTCTCCCAAAAGGCAACACCAAAGAGGATGAATCTTTGGGTAAATTTTTACGAAGAAGGCTTGGAAACGAGGTTGTGGAACGAATTGTGGAACCCGTTCTGGCTGGGATTTATGCAGGAAGTGTTGATGAGTTAAGCTTGAAGGCTACCTTTCCCCATTTTCATGCCATGATCGAAAAATACGGAAGCCTGATAAAGGGGTCAGCGGCACAAATTGCCATGGGCAAGTCCAAAAAACCTGGACAGACAAATACAACATCCGCTAAGCCTGGTCAAAGAAAACTTCCAAGTAGTATCTTTTTGTCACTGGAAAAGGGGCTCCAAACCCTGCCAGAAGCCCTTGTTGACCGGCTTAACGGTGATGATGTGACGTTAAGAAAAGGAACAGGGGTAGAAGGTTTACACCTGTCCCAAGAAAATAAAAAATATCAACTGCTTCTGACTACCGGAGAAACGATCTTTTGTGATGCCGTTATCCTTGCCACACCAAACTTCGTCACGACCCGATTGCTTCAATTTGATGAGGTTTTGGGTGAAAATCTTGAGATTCCATATGTATCGGTAGCCACAGTTGCCCTCGCATACCGCAAATCAGACATTCAATATCCCCTTGACGGCAGCGGATTCGTGGTTCCAAGGGGTGAAAACCGCTTGATTACGGCTTGCACATGGGTCTCTTCAAAATGGCTGCACACTTCCACCCCTGACCAGGTACTCCTGCGATGTTATGTTGGACGGGCTGGGGACGAGAGGCATTTGAAAATGACAGAAGAAGAAATCATTGAAGGAGTCCAAAAGGATCTGAAAGATATTATGGGAATTGCCGCATCTCCTGTCCATGCAGAAATATTTGAGTGGAAATCTGCCATGCCCCAATATACGGTCGGGCATCTGGAACGAATGAAAAAGGTAGAAGACCGGTTGTCCGAAGCATATCCCGGTCTATTCTTGACAGGTGCAGGATATGACGGGCTCGGAGTACCTGATTGTATCCGTCAAGGAGTAAGCACTGCCGACAATGTCACTCAATATCTCAAAAGAACTTGA
- the hemH gene encoding ferrochelatase, whose protein sequence is MEKPIGILLMAYGTPRSLDEVEAYYTHIRRGRKPTQEQLNELISRYEAIGGLSPLRKITEAQAQGLEELLNEAGGGYRVYLGMKHSSPFIADTVKKMAEDGITRAVGLVLAPHYSVMSVGTYIQAALEAAQSYPSLHLTFIKNWHVQPKYLQAISTRIKGTLKRFPTDVQDQVRVIFSAHSLPRRILDMGDPYPAQLEETGNEVAKMVPLRHWLYAWQSAGRTPEPWLGPDILDVIREEHSKGNRYLISCPVGFVSDHLEVLYDIDIECQKQSNELGVHLERTPMLNADLDFLQGLKHIIFTHLTGEE, encoded by the coding sequence ATGGAGAAACCCATTGGGATTTTATTAATGGCCTATGGCACCCCACGAAGTCTTGATGAAGTGGAAGCTTACTACACGCACATACGCCGTGGGCGAAAACCTACTCAAGAACAACTGAATGAACTCATCAGCCGCTATGAGGCGATTGGCGGGCTTTCCCCTTTGCGAAAAATCACCGAAGCCCAGGCTCAAGGATTAGAAGAACTTCTAAACGAGGCAGGGGGAGGATATCGGGTATATCTTGGAATGAAACACTCTTCTCCTTTCATTGCCGATACCGTGAAAAAAATGGCTGAAGATGGAATAACAAGGGCTGTTGGTCTGGTTCTGGCCCCGCATTATTCGGTGATGAGTGTCGGTACATATATCCAGGCTGCTTTGGAAGCGGCTCAGTCTTATCCGTCTTTACATTTGACTTTTATCAAAAACTGGCATGTCCAACCAAAGTATTTGCAAGCTATTTCAACTCGGATTAAAGGTACCTTGAAAAGATTTCCAACTGATGTACAAGATCAGGTACGGGTGATTTTTTCAGCCCACAGTTTACCGAGGCGAATCTTGGACATGGGAGATCCATATCCGGCACAACTTGAAGAAACAGGGAATGAAGTAGCGAAGATGGTACCATTAAGGCATTGGCTGTATGCCTGGCAAAGTGCAGGCCGTACGCCAGAACCCTGGTTGGGTCCTGATATTTTGGATGTCATAAGAGAAGAGCATTCAAAAGGAAATCGTTACCTTATCAGCTGTCCCGTGGGGTTTGTCAGTGATCATCTTGAAGTCCTTTACGATATTGATATTGAGTGTCAAAAACAAAGTAACGAACTTGGAGTTCATCTTGAACGGACACCCATGTTAAATGCCGACCTGGATTTCTTGCAAGGACTTAAGCATATCATTTTTACCCATTTAACAGGAGAAGAATAA
- the hemE gene encoding uroporphyrinogen decarboxylase, translating into MNDRFLRACRRETVDTTPVWYMRQAGRYQPEYREIRKKYSLIDIVKIPELCVEVTTLPVQQLNVDAAILFSDIMVPLDPIGMPFEIRSGIGPVVDHPIQALADVERLHDLDPNDLSFMTETIKILSRELPVPLIGFSGAPFTLASYMIEGKPSRDYLKTKAMMYSDPKTWFALMNRLEKTIIDYLEIQVNAGAKALQIFDSWAGALSPDDYREYVLPTVQRIFQGISHLDVPKIYFGVGTGELLFDLKQTGADVLGVDWRVPLKEASPRIGNEIAIQGNLDPALLLAPWDVLKQKAMEIIDAGREHSGHVFNLGHGVFPTASVDTLKRLTEFIHEYGQRV; encoded by the coding sequence ATGAATGATCGTTTTTTGCGCGCGTGCAGACGGGAGACCGTTGACACCACTCCCGTATGGTATATGAGACAGGCGGGGAGGTATCAACCGGAATATCGGGAAATTCGCAAAAAATACAGTTTGATTGACATTGTGAAGATTCCTGAACTATGTGTTGAAGTCACCACTTTGCCCGTTCAGCAGTTAAATGTGGATGCCGCTATCTTGTTCTCGGACATTATGGTTCCATTGGATCCCATCGGGATGCCCTTTGAGATTCGCTCAGGGATTGGACCGGTGGTTGACCATCCGATACAAGCCCTGGCTGATGTTGAAAGACTTCATGATCTTGATCCCAACGATTTATCCTTTATGACAGAAACCATAAAAATCCTGTCCAGAGAATTACCTGTTCCTCTCATCGGTTTTTCCGGTGCTCCCTTTACATTGGCCAGTTATATGATTGAAGGAAAACCGTCCCGGGATTATCTGAAAACAAAGGCCATGATGTATAGCGATCCTAAAACATGGTTTGCATTGATGAACCGATTGGAGAAAACAATCATCGATTACTTGGAAATTCAAGTAAATGCGGGAGCAAAAGCCTTGCAGATTTTTGACAGTTGGGCCGGAGCATTATCTCCCGATGATTACCGTGAGTACGTGTTACCTACTGTTCAACGGATATTCCAGGGCATTTCCCATCTTGATGTGCCAAAAATCTATTTTGGAGTAGGTACAGGGGAGCTGTTATTTGATCTGAAACAAACGGGTGCCGATGTGCTTGGGGTGGATTGGCGGGTTCCCCTGAAAGAGGCCTCCCCCAGAATCGGCAATGAGATCGCGATCCAGGGAAACCTTGATCCAGCCTTATTGTTGGCGCCATGGGATGTGCTTAAGCAAAAAGCAATGGAAATTATTGATGCAGGAAGAGAGCATTCCGGTCATGTTTTCAATTTGGGGCATGGCGTATTTCCAACCGCATCGGTTGATACGTTAAAACGTTTGACCGAATTTATACATGAATACGGACAACGAGTGTAA
- a CDS encoding TIGR01777 family oxidoreductase, with amino-acid sequence MKIAISGGTGFIGSYLVEEWLKSKIEVVLISRNRSYAKEKFPNVQCVTWGQLDRQLDQLEGIYALVNLAGESISTGRWTKKRKRVILQSRLDATRNVTHLVSRLTEKPEVVINGSAIGIYGYSETDTFDENQQRYGCDFLAKVVQQWENEADKIKGTRVVKLRTGIVLGLTGGAFPKMLLPYTLGIGGKIGSGRQWLSWIHVLDMIRLIQLCIEDRNIEGPVNAVAPNPVTNDQFGRILSKVLKTRHWLPVPGFVLQLIFGEMSEILLKGQRVYPKKLLDAGFVFTFENLEEALVHLLDHRD; translated from the coding sequence ATGAAGATTGCCATAAGTGGAGGAACGGGATTCATAGGCAGTTATCTCGTTGAGGAATGGTTAAAAAGCAAAATTGAGGTTGTTCTGATTTCGCGCAACCGTTCCTATGCAAAGGAAAAATTTCCTAATGTTCAATGTGTTACGTGGGGGCAATTAGACCGTCAACTAGATCAATTGGAAGGTATTTATGCTTTGGTTAACTTGGCAGGTGAATCGATTAGCACCGGGAGGTGGACTAAAAAAAGAAAAAGGGTGATTCTCCAATCCAGGCTTGATGCGACCAGAAATGTCACCCACTTAGTATCCAGATTGACTGAAAAACCAGAGGTCGTGATAAACGGATCTGCGATTGGTATTTATGGATATTCGGAAACCGACACATTTGATGAAAATCAGCAAAGATATGGATGTGATTTTTTGGCAAAGGTTGTCCAACAGTGGGAAAATGAGGCTGACAAAATCAAAGGAACCAGAGTGGTGAAATTACGGACGGGAATTGTACTAGGTTTAACTGGAGGTGCTTTTCCGAAAATGCTGTTGCCGTATACATTAGGAATTGGCGGAAAGATTGGTTCCGGCAGACAATGGTTATCCTGGATTCACGTGTTGGATATGATCAGACTGATTCAGCTTTGCATAGAAGACAGGAATATCGAAGGACCCGTAAATGCTGTTGCTCCCAATCCGGTAACCAATGATCAGTTTGGCCGCATTCTCTCAAAAGTGCTGAAAACTCGCCACTGGCTCCCTGTTCCTGGCTTTGTACTGCAGCTGATCTTTGGTGAAATGTCAGAAATTCTTCTGAAAGGACAGAGAGTTTATCCGAAGAAGTTATTGGATGCTGGTTTCGTCTTTACATTTGAAAATCTGGAAGAGGCACTGGTCCATCTTCTGGATCATAGGGATTAA
- a CDS encoding Lrp/AsnC family transcriptional regulator translates to MEKGKIKELLRILEENSRLEPQVLSEMLDLPLDEVKFTVEKLEQSGIILKYSSIINWDKVEENDHITAMIDVKVTPKREVGFDDIARRIYRFPEVKSVYLMSGAYDLSVVIEGVTMKEVAQFVSEKLSTLDSVISTTTHFILKKYKHDGVIFDDREDDKRMVVTP, encoded by the coding sequence ATGGAAAAAGGAAAGATAAAGGAATTACTGCGCATCCTGGAAGAGAACAGCAGGCTGGAGCCACAGGTTCTTTCCGAGATGCTGGATCTTCCCTTGGATGAGGTGAAATTTACTGTTGAAAAATTGGAACAATCTGGGATTATTCTTAAATATTCTTCCATTATCAACTGGGATAAAGTTGAAGAAAATGACCATATCACCGCAATGATTGACGTAAAAGTTACTCCAAAGCGAGAAGTGGGCTTCGACGACATTGCCAGAAGGATTTACCGTTTTCCAGAAGTGAAATCCGTTTATTTGATGTCCGGTGCCTATGATCTCTCCGTAGTGATCGAAGGGGTTACGATGAAAGAGGTAGCCCAGTTTGTTTCGGAAAAGCTTTCTACTTTGGATTCGGTTATCTCAACAACTACTCATTTTATCCTGAAAAAATACAAGCATGATGGCGTGATCTTTGATGATCGTGAAGATGATAAACGGATGGTTGTTACGCCATGA